DNA from Mucilaginibacter mallensis:
TTATTGGTGCTATACAGAACAATTACCCTTGAAAATTACCCCCTTGAAAATTTTTAAGCTTCCGATTATCGTACTTGCAGTTTTCTGCACTTCAAAGACGTTCTCACAGACTGATAGCAGCAAGGTAAACGGACGTTTAATCAACGACCAGAAATCTGTATTGAGCCCTGCTGATTCAACCGGGCAGCGAGATATGATCGACGCCGTTGATCGCTTGTTTAGCAAAAGCACTTCAGTTACAGCGGGAAAGCCGGCCCGAAGGTTCAATTTTTCAGCTGTTCCCTCTTTAGGATATACGCTGTCAACAGGCCTTGCTATTGACCTGACAGGCAACGTTGCATTTTATACGGGCAGCGCCCATCAGGAGAACCTTTCGAATATTGAAACCGACCTTGCTTATGATACCAAAACCCAGCGCTTGTTTTTTAACAGGGCCGAGATCTGGTTTCCTGATAATGGATACCGTCTGGTAACAGATATACGCTGGCTTAAATTCCCTACAGAAACTTATGGCCTTGGTACATTAACAACAACGGCACAAACCAACGAGATAGATTATAATTACATACGCTTATATGGTACATTATACAAAACATTGCTAACCGATTTTTATGCGGGTGCAGGGTACAATTTAGATTATTACTATAATATTACAGCCGGTGGGAATCTTGATAAAAGCGAATCTGATTTTGAAAAATACGGACAGCCAATAGCTTCTACCTCGTCGGGTATTAACCTCGACCTGTTATATGATAGCCGGCGGAACAGTATCAACCCGCTTGGTGGGCAGTATGCCAGCCTGGTATTCCGCCAGAACCTCACGTTGATGGGCAGCAGCACCAACTGGGAATCTATCGAACTCGACCTGCGGAAATATTTAAGGTTGTCAGATCACTCAAATAATGTGCTGGCATTTTGGGGTATGGCCTGGTTGTCATCAGCAGGCACACCTTACCTGGCCTTACCTCAAACTGCAGGTGATATGTATACCAACAGCGGGCGTGGCTATGCCGAAGGGCGTTTTCGCGGGCGCGATATGCTGTACCTCGAATCTGAATACCGCTTTGGTATCAGCCGGAATGGTTTGTTTGGCGCTGTGGTTTTTGCCAACGGACAAAGTTTTACAGATTACCCCAGCAATACCTTTAAAGGCTTAGCTCCAGGCACAGGGGCGGGTATCCGTATCAAAATAAACAAGCACTCTGATACCAATGTTTGTATTGATTATGGCGTAGGCACCAATGGCTCACACGGCTTCTTCGTTAACCTGGGCGAAGTTTTTTAGCTCCCCCCGATCAGCGGGTAATTGGTTCGTGGCTATATAGACTTGGTTATTGGTGATTTTTAACTAATATGCCCGCCTTTTAAAAATCAGAATACTCAGTTGGGTGAAGAAACATAATATCAGCGTGCGAAACGTTGTTTTTATATTCATCCTTAGCGGTAAGTGTTTTCCATTGTGTGTCATTTCCAAATGTTTCCCAATGTTTATCTCTGTCTGCTTTGCTGTTAAAAGTGGTCATATACATTAGGTTTGGCATATGGCTACCGGATATAACTTCCGAGTAAAAAACAGCATTAAAGTTCAATCTTTTAAAAAGACCTATCTCGTCGCCTACATTAAACATCCGAACTTTGTTGATATTATATTTTTCCGTTGGGCTTTCATAACTGCGCAATTCATAAACCCTGTCAGCTTTAGCTGCTGTGAGATTAGGAACTGCTGTAGACGGCATCCCCGGAAAAGCCTGTAGTATAATCGATTCTATGCGGGTATAAGGAGCATTTTTGTAATCCGCATCAATGTAGTCTCTGCCGTCAGCCAAATATTTTGTATCAGCTTGTAGTAATTGTTCAATCCCTGCTAATTTGTCCAATGAGGAAAAAGGAGTAAAAACGTAGATTCTTCTGTCTGTATCCTGTTGTGTAACCGGCTTAAATATTCCCACCTGTTTAATACCGGCACGATGAATAGCCGGTATGTAGGCTTGTTGTAAATATTGTTCGAGCCTGGTTTCCTGTTCCTGGGTTTTATAATGGTAGATCTTAAGCTGATAATAATCCCTGGCCGGCGCTTTGGCCTTAGTATTTATAGTAGCAATTAAAATGATCGAAATACAAAGGCAAATAAATTTGGATGGGCAATATAACTTCATAACACGTTTTGTTTAATGTTAATCACAAAACTATACTAATGCTATTTTAAAAATGAAAATGAGGCCACTAATAAATCAATTAGCTGTGTGCGATAAGAGAGTACATCTCCCTTTAGCAATCAAAACTGCATTTTGCTTTCTGCAAAATCGCATAGTCCGCCTAATATTTCGCTCAGTTCCTCGCCCTTAGTAGTTAGAGTATATTCAGTTCTGGGTGGATTACCCGGTATGCAGCTTTTATTGACCAGTTCATGTTGTTCAAGGTACTTCAACCGGTCGGCAAGGATATGATCACTGATGTGTTCCAGGTCTTCTCTCAAACTGTTGAAACGTGAATTACCTTCCTCAATGCTAAAAAGGACTTCAGTCATCCATCGTTTACTTAATAAATAGAGTAGCTCGTTAAGTGCGCATTTTTCTTCCAGGAAAGATTGATTATAAAAATTCGTGGAACTTAGTTTTCTTTCTGACATACTAACTTGTTAATGAGTTACTAATTAAGGGTTAAGCTGTTGGCCGCCTTAATCATTAATTGTTCCTTTGTGCTTGTTACGGCCTTATTATTTAAGAGATAGAATATAACAAAGATGATAATTGGTGTACAATAAACAAAGAATGTAACTAAAATTAAACAAATCATGAAATACCGAAAATTAGCAAATACAGACCTATTACTTTCTGAAGTTACTTTTGGGGCCTGGGCTGCCGGGGGCTGGATGTGGGGCGGTACAGAACGTAAAGATGCCATTGATGCGATCAGGGCCTCCTACTCTATGGGTGTAACTTCTATTGACACGGCCCCTATTTACGGGCAAGGCACCAGCGAGGAAATTGTAGGCGAAGCGGTTAAAGGACTACCTCGTGACCGGTTTCAAATCCTGACCAAGTACGGTATGCGTTGGGATCTTAAAAAAGGCGATTTCGCCTTTAGCAGTAAAAACAACAACGACGAAAATATTGACATTTATAAGTATGCCGGAAAAGAAAGCATCATTAAAGAATGTGAAGACAGTTTAAAGCGCCTGGGAACCGATTACATTGATCTGTACCAGATCCATTGGCCCGATTCAACCACACCGATAGCAGAAAGCATGGAGGCGGTTTCACGTTTAATTGAACAGGGGAAAGTGCGGTATGCCGGTGTTTGTAATTATGACGCGGCACAACTGGCCGAGGCTTCGAAATACATCACCCTGGCATCAGACCAGGTGCCCTACAGCATGGTTAAACGCGGAATAGAAACAGAGCTGATCCCTTATTGCCTGGATAATAATAAATCCATTTTGGCTTACAGTCCGCTTGAAAGGGGGCTTTTAACCGGTAAAATAAAACCCGGGCATGCATTTGCGCCGGGTGATCATCGTAAAGATATCTCATTTTTTAAAGGAGAAAATTTGCAAAGAACAGATGAGTTCCTTGAGTTGCTAAAACCACTTGCTGCCGAAAAACGCTTAACGCTAGGACAACTGGTTATCCTGTGGACATTACAGCAACCAGGAATTACCATTGCCCTGGTTGGCGCCAGAAACAGCGAACAGGCAGTTGAGAATGCCAAGGCTATTGACAAGACGCTAAACAAAGAGGAAATCGCAATAATTACAGATTACCTTGAACAACTGGAACTGGTAGTGTAATTGCAGATAAATAGTTTATATAAAATAACGCTTATTTCTTACTAAAGTCATCGAAAATTAATTCTATCACATCATTTAATTTATCATGAACAAAAAAATATTTTTTGCCTTTTGCCTGTCCGTTATTGTGATGGGAGGGCTTTTATCATTTAAACTAATAAATGATGATAATTCAATTAGCGGTCGGGCAATAGCAAATGCCGGGCTTACCCTTCCGGGAGGGTTTAAGGCTGCTGTTATTGCCGATAATCTGGGTAGTGCAAGGCATCTTGTTGCAACCCCGCAGGGTGATATTTATGTCCATCTCGCCGGGACTAAAAATGGAAAAGGCATATTGGTGTTTCATGTTGATGGGGATAAGGCCACCTTAAAATCAAGTTTTGGCACCTTCGGAGGAACGGGGATCGCTATTAAAAATGGTTATTTGTATGCATCCAACAGCAGGGAAGTTTACCGGTATAAGCTGGATGACAAAAATGAAGTCATCAACCCGGATAAGCCGGAAAGAATTGTTACAGGGTTATTAGACAGAAGAACACATGCGCCAAAAGCTATCGCGTTGGACAATGATGGGAACCTTTATGTAAACATTGGAGCCTATACAAATATTTGCAGTGAATTTGATCCCAAGAAAACAGGATGCCCTATTTTGGACTCGGCAGGCGGCATCTGGCAGTTTAAAGCCGATAAGCCGGACCAAACTTATAGGGATGGCATCAGATATGCAACCGGTTTAAGGAATGTGGTTGGCCTGGCCTGGAACCAGCAGGACAACCAGCTCTTTGTGATGCAGCATGGCCGCGATGCACTGACTACCTTGTTCCCCCAATATTATACCGTACATCAATCAGCCGAATTGCCTGCAGAGTGTATGTTCGCGCTGAAAAAGGGCGATAACGCCGGATGGCCCTATGTTTATTATGACTGGATGCAGCATAAAAACATGCTCGGTCCTGAATACGGCGGAGATGGCAAAAAATTGGCCGACAGTAAATATATTGAACCTGTGGCTGCTTATCCGGGCCATTATGCGCCTGATGGCCTGTTATTTTATACAGGGAACCAATTTCCCGAAAAATACAGGAATGGTGCTTTTATCGCCTTCCATGGTTCGTGGAACCGTGCGCCTGAGCCGCAGGCAGGCTATTGTGTGGTATTTCAGCCATTTAAGGATGGTAAACCTTATGGCGATTGGGAAGTATTTGCTGATGGTTTTGCCGGAACGGAACAGCAAAAAGCATCCGGACACGCTGTTCATCGCCCATGTGGGCTTGCACAAGGCCCTGATGGTTCTTTATATGTAACAGATGACAACAAAGGAACAATTTATAAGATCACCTATAAAAATTAATAATGAACATTAAAATAACCGGTTTATTCCTGGTATCATTTATATTGTTATTTAATGCTTTGCATGCGCAGACCAAAAAACAAGCAACAAGTCAAACAACAATGGCAGCTTCTATAGCCCGCGGGAAAGTTGTATATACCAATGTTTGCCTGCCTTGCCATATGGCCGATGGTGGGGGTGTCCAGAACATGAACCCGCCTTTAATTAATACAACTTATGTATTGGGGAATAAAACAGCATTGATAAAGATCGTATTACACGGCTTTAACGAAGATGTGGAAATAAAGGGACAAACTTATTCCAACACCATGGGTGCTCATGATGATCTGAGTGACCGGCAAATTGCTGATGTACTAACCTATGTTCGGCATAGTTTCGGTAATAAGGCAAGTACCGTCAAAGCCACGGAAGTATCAAAGGTAAGAACCGCATCCAGGAAATAGCTGTCAAGAAGATCGAACCGCCGTTTTTTAGACAAGATACAACTCATTTGAAGTCTTCAGTTGCTCTATAAAACGCTTCGAATTCAAATCAGGCCAGGGAGTCGAAATTATCTCTTCTGTAAGTATCAAACTAATTTCAATGTTACCAATTACCTCAATTCATGTATAAATTGGTTCGAAAACTGCCCATTTAGGAAAATGGAGAGCGAGGTT
Protein-coding regions in this window:
- a CDS encoding BamA/TamA family outer membrane protein, which translates into the protein MKIFKLPIIVLAVFCTSKTFSQTDSSKVNGRLINDQKSVLSPADSTGQRDMIDAVDRLFSKSTSVTAGKPARRFNFSAVPSLGYTLSTGLAIDLTGNVAFYTGSAHQENLSNIETDLAYDTKTQRLFFNRAEIWFPDNGYRLVTDIRWLKFPTETYGLGTLTTTAQTNEIDYNYIRLYGTLYKTLLTDFYAGAGYNLDYYYNITAGGNLDKSESDFEKYGQPIASTSSGINLDLLYDSRRNSINPLGGQYASLVFRQNLTLMGSSTNWESIELDLRKYLRLSDHSNNVLAFWGMAWLSSAGTPYLALPQTAGDMYTNSGRGYAEGRFRGRDMLYLESEYRFGISRNGLFGAVVFANGQSFTDYPSNTFKGLAPGTGAGIRIKINKHSDTNVCIDYGVGTNGSHGFFVNLGEVF
- a CDS encoding NIPSNAP family protein, translated to MKLYCPSKFICLCISIILIATINTKAKAPARDYYQLKIYHYKTQEQETRLEQYLQQAYIPAIHRAGIKQVGIFKPVTQQDTDRRIYVFTPFSSLDKLAGIEQLLQADTKYLADGRDYIDADYKNAPYTRIESIILQAFPGMPSTAVPNLTAAKADRVYELRSYESPTEKYNINKVRMFNVGDEIGLFKRLNFNAVFYSEVISGSHMPNLMYMTTFNSKADRDKHWETFGNDTQWKTLTAKDEYKNNVSHADIMFLHPTEYSDF
- a CDS encoding winged helix-turn-helix transcriptional regulator gives rise to the protein MSERKLSSTNFYNQSFLEEKCALNELLYLLSKRWMTEVLFSIEEGNSRFNSLREDLEHISDHILADRLKYLEQHELVNKSCIPGNPPRTEYTLTTKGEELSEILGGLCDFAESKMQF
- a CDS encoding aldo/keto reductase, coding for MKYRKLANTDLLLSEVTFGAWAAGGWMWGGTERKDAIDAIRASYSMGVTSIDTAPIYGQGTSEEIVGEAVKGLPRDRFQILTKYGMRWDLKKGDFAFSSKNNNDENIDIYKYAGKESIIKECEDSLKRLGTDYIDLYQIHWPDSTTPIAESMEAVSRLIEQGKVRYAGVCNYDAAQLAEASKYITLASDQVPYSMVKRGIETELIPYCLDNNKSILAYSPLERGLLTGKIKPGHAFAPGDHRKDISFFKGENLQRTDEFLELLKPLAAEKRLTLGQLVILWTLQQPGITIALVGARNSEQAVENAKAIDKTLNKEEIAIITDYLEQLELVV
- a CDS encoding PQQ-dependent sugar dehydrogenase, which codes for MNKKIFFAFCLSVIVMGGLLSFKLINDDNSISGRAIANAGLTLPGGFKAAVIADNLGSARHLVATPQGDIYVHLAGTKNGKGILVFHVDGDKATLKSSFGTFGGTGIAIKNGYLYASNSREVYRYKLDDKNEVINPDKPERIVTGLLDRRTHAPKAIALDNDGNLYVNIGAYTNICSEFDPKKTGCPILDSAGGIWQFKADKPDQTYRDGIRYATGLRNVVGLAWNQQDNQLFVMQHGRDALTTLFPQYYTVHQSAELPAECMFALKKGDNAGWPYVYYDWMQHKNMLGPEYGGDGKKLADSKYIEPVAAYPGHYAPDGLLFYTGNQFPEKYRNGAFIAFHGSWNRAPEPQAGYCVVFQPFKDGKPYGDWEVFADGFAGTEQQKASGHAVHRPCGLAQGPDGSLYVTDDNKGTIYKITYKN
- a CDS encoding c-type cytochrome; amino-acid sequence: MNIKITGLFLVSFILLFNALHAQTKKQATSQTTMAASIARGKVVYTNVCLPCHMADGGGVQNMNPPLINTTYVLGNKTALIKIVLHGFNEDVEIKGQTYSNTMGAHDDLSDRQIADVLTYVRHSFGNKASTVKATEVSKVRTASRK